In Marivirga salinae, a single window of DNA contains:
- a CDS encoding ATP-binding cassette domain-containing protein — MKIVNAHQNNLKNINLSIPENQLIVVTGLSGSGKSSLAMGVIANEGYRYFLESLPAYGQQNGQLIPTAEVDDIQYLPPVIKVEQSKRFQSINATFGTLSELTAIFRILFARYSANETMSKSLFSFNHPKGACEKCHGIGQAEYIDLDKLIGDENKTLREGAIVTTLPTGYIVYSQVTVEELNKVCKAHGFSVDIPWKELTDEQKDVILNGSDRIKVFYGKHDLESRLRWEGFKAKPREEHFYQGILSVMKDILKRDRNKNILKFVSSETCPDCMGARIKPEHLKYEWKGLNFQGWMEIPLHNLYAQLKNQDLSAGEKVLVDKICIQLHDLIRLGMGEYQLSTPSTDISSGDAQRIKLIKQVNSSLQGILYVFDEPSIGLSEEYQLYLRHILKRLISRGNTVMVVEHDLNFIQSADWVVELGPEAGVHGGEIVFNGKLQDFLNSNDISSPTLSELKAAKTKFIELPRTESEDKFQAKPKGLSVVSRKTPQFLKIINNFCEKEELNLLTVSDQPIGKTPRSNPSTYTGLADKIRDLLAKTPEAKSLKLAKGAFSFNNKSGRCESCEGAGVITLSMNVMGSINQICPVCNGKRFKPEVLRVHWNEKNIADIYNLSIEEAYEFFSEENQITSILSLMLQLGLGYIKLGQPSNTLSGGEAQRIKLTKHFAKPSKNTILLLEEPSIGLHQQNVKQLLAALHELKKQTAGIICFENHPLFQSDCDTLVDNAQKAEPVDFKELADQKTDQISIRGARTHHLKDLDIDFPKNQLSVVTGISGSGKSSLVIDTLHGYGLQEMTKQFSAYQQSRVGVNFQFEVEHIAGLTPTICITRKERSYSERSDIAKQTGIDKILRFAFSRKAQYEGEELSASHFSNNHELGKCAVCDGYGEELLPDLGKIVLDEEKSIAIGLFEHNKALAYYGQAGSQYMAILKEVGLENGFSLETAFKELSNQQKNIIFHGAGDKDWKANWNYKTKTNQGTQAVSMKWEGLFHYLKSEYYKTRKNKNIAHLTALFAPAECSHCEGSGLKPERLTFQIASKSIHQIKSMDFKSLEKWLSADGTLDEVDQKLIEKIEPHLINTIKRAKQLHIDHLQLNRKSATLSGGENQRVALIKQLNSPLKGITYLLDEPSAGLSNDNIPDLIQILKHLIKKGNTVIVIEHNKEIILAADQLVQLGPKAGKLGGYINYQGSPQDFLKEPDCHPFLKTKSIPIKLSDGKEYIAIRKLSKHTLVKDELNVPVEGITAISGKSGIGKTTLVKDILMPSIQQGKPVNCESIEFPKKYKEVHYFESKKLRTYAATLLVDYLDLLKDVTKVFAKETGLKAQDFSYKSKSSQCPNCKGKGYVETSLDVAANSIEKCEVCKGQRYQNQILEHSVRSASIADVLAMNLMELKDWLAEERPSSKSLQLINQLEKIGLAHLRLDQPVQSLSSGEKQRLLLLNWLQKPTKNTLYILDEPSTGLHYADIDLLYGILNKIVGKDGMHGGDAMHRVFTNDIIIIDHNPYLLEMIGVGVVLG; from the coding sequence ATGAAGATAGTAAACGCCCATCAAAATAATCTCAAAAACATAAACTTATCAATTCCTGAAAACCAATTGATTGTGGTGACCGGTTTGTCGGGATCGGGGAAATCCTCTTTGGCGATGGGCGTAATTGCCAATGAAGGATATCGCTATTTTTTGGAGAGTCTTCCTGCCTATGGGCAACAGAATGGGCAATTAATACCCACTGCGGAGGTGGATGACATTCAGTATTTGCCCCCAGTTATTAAGGTGGAACAATCGAAGCGTTTTCAGTCCATCAATGCTACTTTTGGTACGCTCTCCGAATTGACAGCTATCTTCAGAATTTTATTTGCGCGCTATTCCGCTAATGAGACCATGAGCAAATCCCTCTTTTCTTTTAATCATCCTAAAGGAGCCTGTGAGAAATGTCATGGAATTGGTCAGGCAGAATATATTGATCTCGATAAGTTGATCGGAGATGAAAACAAAACCTTGAGGGAAGGTGCCATCGTCACCACCTTGCCCACTGGTTACATTGTGTATTCTCAGGTAACAGTGGAGGAATTAAACAAAGTCTGTAAAGCGCATGGTTTTAGTGTGGACATTCCATGGAAAGAGCTCACGGATGAGCAAAAAGATGTGATTTTAAATGGAAGCGATCGCATCAAAGTATTTTATGGGAAGCATGATTTAGAATCGCGACTCAGATGGGAAGGCTTCAAAGCAAAACCACGTGAAGAACACTTTTATCAAGGAATACTTTCGGTTATGAAAGACATCTTGAAAAGAGATAGAAATAAAAATATCCTCAAATTTGTCAGCTCTGAAACTTGCCCTGATTGCATGGGAGCACGAATTAAACCAGAGCATCTGAAGTATGAATGGAAAGGATTGAATTTTCAGGGATGGATGGAGATTCCACTGCATAATCTATATGCTCAATTGAAAAATCAAGACTTATCAGCAGGAGAAAAAGTATTGGTTGATAAGATTTGTATTCAATTGCATGATTTGATTCGATTGGGAATGGGAGAATACCAATTAAGTACACCAAGTACTGATATTTCCTCCGGTGATGCACAACGAATCAAATTAATCAAGCAAGTAAATAGCAGCTTACAAGGTATTTTATATGTTTTTGATGAGCCATCCATTGGGTTATCAGAAGAATACCAACTCTATTTGCGTCATATCCTAAAGCGATTGATTAGCCGAGGAAATACGGTGATGGTAGTGGAACATGACCTCAATTTTATCCAGTCTGCGGATTGGGTTGTGGAATTAGGACCGGAAGCGGGTGTACATGGTGGAGAAATAGTTTTTAATGGAAAACTTCAGGACTTTTTAAATTCCAATGATATTTCAAGTCCAACATTATCAGAACTGAAAGCAGCCAAAACAAAATTTATCGAGTTACCTAGAACTGAATCTGAAGACAAATTTCAAGCCAAGCCAAAGGGTCTGTCTGTAGTCAGCAGAAAGACGCCTCAATTTCTTAAAATCATAAACAATTTTTGTGAAAAGGAAGAATTAAACCTCCTCACAGTATCCGATCAACCAATTGGCAAAACGCCCCGAAGCAATCCTTCTACTTATACAGGTTTGGCGGATAAAATACGGGATTTGCTAGCGAAAACTCCTGAGGCAAAATCATTAAAATTGGCAAAAGGAGCCTTTTCTTTTAATAACAAAAGTGGTAGATGTGAAAGCTGTGAAGGGGCCGGGGTTATCACGCTTTCCATGAATGTCATGGGCTCGATCAACCAGATCTGCCCAGTTTGTAATGGCAAGCGATTTAAGCCTGAGGTATTACGAGTGCATTGGAACGAAAAAAATATCGCAGATATATATAATTTGAGCATTGAAGAAGCTTATGAATTCTTCTCTGAAGAAAATCAAATCACTTCCATTCTGTCTTTAATGCTGCAATTGGGACTCGGGTATATCAAATTGGGACAACCTTCCAACACTTTATCCGGTGGGGAGGCGCAGCGAATTAAATTGACCAAGCATTTTGCCAAGCCATCAAAAAATACAATTCTTTTACTAGAAGAACCTAGTATTGGATTACATCAGCAAAACGTCAAACAACTACTTGCGGCATTGCATGAATTGAAAAAGCAAACGGCAGGAATTATTTGCTTTGAAAATCATCCGCTTTTTCAATCAGATTGTGATACGCTGGTGGATAATGCACAGAAAGCGGAACCGGTGGATTTCAAAGAATTAGCAGACCAGAAAACCGACCAAATTTCCATCAGAGGTGCAAGAACTCACCATCTAAAAGATTTAGATATCGATTTCCCGAAAAATCAATTATCTGTAGTCACCGGAATTTCGGGTTCGGGTAAATCCTCATTGGTGATTGACACGCTTCATGGCTATGGACTGCAGGAAATGACCAAACAGTTTTCGGCTTATCAACAATCTAGAGTAGGTGTAAATTTCCAGTTTGAAGTAGAGCATATTGCAGGCTTGACTCCAACCATTTGCATCACGCGAAAGGAGAGAAGCTATTCCGAGCGTTCTGATATTGCCAAGCAAACGGGTATAGATAAAATCTTGCGCTTTGCCTTTTCCAGAAAGGCACAATATGAAGGAGAAGAGTTGTCAGCCAGTCATTTTTCCAATAATCATGAACTGGGAAAATGTGCCGTTTGTGATGGTTATGGGGAAGAATTGCTTCCTGATTTGGGTAAAATCGTCTTGGATGAGGAAAAAAGCATTGCCATAGGATTATTTGAGCATAATAAAGCACTGGCCTATTATGGTCAGGCAGGCAGTCAATATATGGCAATATTAAAAGAGGTAGGGCTGGAAAATGGATTCAGCTTGGAAACGGCTTTTAAAGAACTTAGCAATCAACAAAAAAATATAATCTTCCATGGTGCGGGCGATAAAGATTGGAAAGCCAATTGGAATTATAAAACCAAAACCAATCAAGGAACACAGGCAGTAAGTATGAAATGGGAAGGTCTTTTTCACTATCTAAAATCCGAATATTATAAGACCAGGAAGAATAAAAATATAGCACATTTAACCGCACTTTTTGCTCCTGCTGAGTGCAGCCATTGTGAGGGAAGCGGATTAAAACCAGAAAGATTAACTTTTCAAATTGCAAGCAAGTCCATTCACCAAATCAAATCAATGGATTTTAAAAGCTTAGAAAAATGGCTTTCTGCTGATGGTACACTTGATGAGGTAGATCAAAAGCTTATTGAGAAAATAGAACCGCATTTAATCAACACCATCAAGCGAGCAAAACAATTGCATATTGATCATCTTCAGCTGAACCGAAAATCGGCCACACTTTCTGGTGGGGAAAATCAACGAGTAGCATTGATCAAACAGTTAAATAGTCCACTTAAGGGCATCACTTATTTGCTAGATGAGCCTTCTGCAGGTTTGTCAAATGACAATATCCCCGATTTGATCCAAATTCTAAAACACCTGATTAAAAAAGGCAATACGGTGATTGTGATTGAGCACAATAAAGAAATTATATTGGCGGCTGATCAGCTGGTTCAACTGGGGCCTAAAGCCGGAAAGTTGGGTGGATATATTAACTATCAGGGAAGCCCTCAAGATTTCCTGAAAGAACCCGATTGCCATCCTTTTTTGAAAACTAAATCAATTCCAATTAAACTTTCAGATGGAAAGGAATATATTGCTATCCGAAAATTATCGAAACATACGCTTGTCAAAGATGAATTGAATGTGCCGGTTGAGGGTATTACCGCTATTTCAGGAAAATCAGGTATAGGGAAAACCACTTTGGTGAAAGATATCCTGATGCCAAGTATTCAGCAAGGGAAACCGGTAAACTGTGAAAGCATTGAATTTCCTAAAAAATATAAAGAGGTACATTATTTTGAGTCCAAAAAGCTCAGGACATATGCTGCCACTTTATTGGTGGATTATTTAGATCTGCTAAAGGATGTTACCAAGGTTTTTGCAAAAGAAACAGGCCTAAAAGCTCAGGACTTTTCCTATAAATCAAAAAGTAGTCAGTGCCCAAATTGCAAAGGAAAAGGATATGTGGAAACTAGTCTGGATGTAGCCGCCAATTCGATTGAAAAATGTGAAGTTTGCAAAGGACAACGTTATCAAAATCAAATTCTGGAGCATAGCGTTCGGTCGGCATCTATTGCAGATGTTTTAGCAATGAATTTAATGGAATTAAAAGATTGGTTAGCAGAGGAAAGGCCATCTTCAAAAAGCCTCCAATTGATTAATCAACTTGAAAAAATCGGCTTGGCACACCTCCGTTTAGACCAGCCGGTGCAGTCCCTTTCTTCTGGTGAAAAGCAAAGGCTGTTATTGTTGAACTGGCTCCAAAAGCCAACGAAAAACACCCTATATATTTTAGATGAACCCAGCACTGGTTTGCATTATGCGGATATTGATTTGTTGTATGGTATTCTGAATAAGATTGTTGGTAAAGACGGGATGCATGGTGGAGACGCGATGCATCGCGTCTTTACCAATGATATTATAATCATTGATCATAATCCATATTTGTTGGAGATGATTGGGGTTGGGGTTGTGTTGGGGTAA
- a CDS encoding TetM/TetW/TetO/TetS family tetracycline resistance ribosomal protection protein — MPAKTVLTIGILAHVDAGKTSLTECLLHQAGATKAQGSVDKGSAITDGLALEKSRGISIKAASVNFSWKQTQFQLVDTPGHIDFAAEVDRALSILDAVILVVSAKEGVQAHTLNLWESLKERNLPVIIFFNKIDRDGVFPEQVFADFQKELDARLFALNLSDLSDSNQVHVVPFEACSDHADHAIIDHSLENLAECDEAFLEKYLEGTIGEMSTILAQALPHIQNGSLYPVLFGSAKLGLGIDGLLDQLDKLIPPPQHYFSSPAAKVFKVEFHEKLGRLAYIKSYGGLLKTKDSIPSQEMGKDIKINQIFKAEAGGLEQVAELHQGEIGLITTSDIILAGDILGNEKLADSFSKISNAVLAVEAKAVEEKDYQKLGEALEILNLEDPILDFKWFKEEREFHIKILGPIQTEVLKDSLSQRWGIEAEFLPPKVIYKETPTQSAEGFVRYWMPKPCWAIMTFLIEPGESGSGVSFENKVRTSDISQKYINEVKRAIPWTLKQGLHGYEVTDIKITLIKGEEHNVHSNPGDFLLATPMGIMRGLENAGTDLLEPMYAFEIKAHQEYLGAVSSDLSQMRATLESPLFDGEFFIMKGRVAVAEAMDYAIQFNATTSGKGRLKLSLDGYEKTTLTEDKTRPYKGVSPLDESQWILHMRGAFKADERMMG, encoded by the coding sequence ATGCCAGCAAAAACAGTTTTAACCATAGGAATTTTAGCGCATGTAGATGCAGGGAAAACCTCTTTGACGGAGTGCTTACTACACCAGGCGGGTGCCACTAAAGCACAAGGCAGTGTAGATAAAGGTTCTGCTATCACAGATGGCTTGGCACTGGAGAAAAGCAGGGGGATTTCCATCAAAGCGGCTTCCGTTAATTTTAGCTGGAAACAAACGCAATTCCAATTGGTGGACACCCCGGGCCATATTGATTTTGCGGCAGAAGTAGATCGGGCGCTTTCCATTTTGGATGCGGTGATCTTAGTAGTTTCAGCTAAAGAAGGTGTTCAAGCCCATACCTTAAATTTATGGGAAAGTTTGAAGGAGCGTAATCTGCCTGTCATCATTTTCTTTAATAAAATCGATAGAGATGGTGTTTTCCCGGAGCAGGTTTTTGCTGATTTTCAGAAAGAATTAGACGCTAGGCTTTTTGCTTTGAATCTTTCTGATTTATCGGATTCCAATCAAGTGCATGTAGTACCTTTTGAAGCTTGTAGTGATCATGCAGATCATGCAATTATTGATCATTCCCTAGAAAATTTAGCCGAATGTGATGAGGCTTTTTTGGAAAAATACTTAGAAGGAACTATAGGCGAAATGTCCACTATTTTGGCGCAAGCCTTGCCACATATTCAAAATGGCAGTCTTTATCCTGTGCTATTTGGAAGTGCTAAGTTAGGTCTCGGCATTGATGGGTTATTGGACCAGTTGGATAAACTGATTCCTCCTCCGCAACATTACTTTTCTTCGCCAGCTGCCAAGGTTTTTAAAGTCGAGTTCCACGAAAAATTGGGGAGGCTCGCTTATATCAAATCTTATGGAGGCCTGCTGAAAACCAAAGACAGCATTCCGTCTCAAGAGATGGGCAAAGACATTAAAATCAACCAAATCTTTAAAGCAGAAGCTGGTGGATTGGAGCAAGTAGCAGAACTCCATCAGGGAGAAATCGGTTTGATTACCACTTCTGATATTATCCTGGCGGGAGATATTTTGGGCAATGAAAAACTCGCGGATTCCTTTTCCAAAATCAGTAATGCCGTATTGGCGGTAGAGGCAAAAGCCGTAGAAGAGAAAGATTATCAAAAGTTAGGAGAAGCATTAGAGATTCTCAATTTGGAAGATCCCATTTTGGATTTTAAATGGTTTAAGGAAGAAAGAGAATTTCACATCAAAATTCTAGGCCCTATTCAAACCGAGGTCTTGAAAGACAGCCTAAGCCAAAGATGGGGAATTGAAGCAGAATTCCTTCCGCCAAAAGTGATTTATAAAGAAACGCCTACTCAATCAGCCGAAGGCTTTGTCCGCTATTGGATGCCAAAACCATGCTGGGCGATTATGACATTTCTGATAGAGCCAGGAGAATCGGGCAGTGGTGTGAGCTTTGAAAACAAAGTCCGCACGAGCGATATCAGTCAAAAATACATTAATGAAGTAAAGCGCGCCATTCCGTGGACGTTGAAACAAGGTTTGCATGGCTATGAAGTAACGGACATCAAAATCACATTGATCAAAGGTGAAGAACATAATGTACACTCCAACCCGGGCGACTTTTTATTAGCCACGCCTATGGGAATCATGCGTGGATTGGAAAATGCAGGAACCGATCTTTTGGAACCTATGTATGCCTTTGAAATCAAAGCGCATCAGGAATATCTTGGGGCAGTCTCCAGTGATTTAAGTCAAATGCGGGCCACTTTGGAAAGTCCTCTTTTTGATGGGGAGTTTTTCATCATGAAAGGTCGGGTTGCGGTAGCCGAAGCGATGGATTATGCCATCCAATTCAATGCCACCACTTCTGGCAAAGGCCGACTAAAACTCAGTCTGGATGGCTATGAAAAAACCACACTAACAGAAGATAAAACCCGTCCCTACAAAGGTGTTTCCCCACTTGATGAATCGCAATGGATCTTGCATATGCGTGGTGCTTTTAAGGCGGATGAGAGGATGATGGGTTAG
- a CDS encoding transposase, whose protein sequence is MPLKHCNIKNNWNNPSSGLCLILELYRFNIPSFLSYQIIKFHFFPIAFFSIFKEIKISTKTVSTSMSHKFQNKYRIATARLKNWDYGSNATYFVTICTKNRQHFFGEIRNQKMFLNDIGKMVEFEWLKSFELRPDMNLYMGEYQVMPNHFHGIVGIGENRYNTINGMNRDCRDAMHGVSTPIHKPTHAPTHNPNKFGPQSKNLGSIMRGFKSAVTVGARLINPDFGWQERFHDHIIRDKRSFIRISEYIKNNPKNWRDDRFW, encoded by the coding sequence ATGCCTTTAAAGCATTGCAATATTAAAAATAACTGGAATAACCCAAGTAGTGGTTTGTGTTTGATTCTAGAATTATACAGATTTAATATACCCTCATTTCTTTCCTACCAAATAATAAAATTTCATTTCTTTCCAATTGCATTTTTCTCCATTTTTAAAGAAATTAAAATTTCAACCAAAACAGTTTCAACCAGTATGTCCCATAAATTTCAGAACAAGTACCGCATAGCAACTGCTAGATTAAAAAATTGGGATTATGGCAGCAATGCCACCTATTTCGTAACCATCTGCACCAAAAACAGACAACATTTTTTCGGTGAAATCAGGAATCAGAAAATGTTTTTAAATGATATCGGAAAAATGGTAGAATTCGAATGGTTAAAATCATTCGAATTACGACCCGATATGAATTTGTATATGGGTGAATATCAGGTAATGCCCAATCATTTTCATGGGATTGTGGGGATTGGGGAAAATCGGTATAATACGATAAACGGTATGAACCGTGATTGTAGAGACGCCATGCATGGCGTCTCTACCCCCATCCACAAACCAACCCACGCCCCCACGCACAATCCCAATAAATTCGGCCCACAATCCAAAAATTTGGGTTCCATTATGCGTGGATTTAAATCTGCGGTGACCGTTGGTGCACGATTGATTAATCCTGATTTTGGATGGCAGGAACGTTTTCATGATCATATTATCCGTGATAAACGATCATTTATTCGTATTTCGGAATACATTAAAAATAACCCCAAAAATTGGCGGGATGATCGGTTTTGGTAA